In Nomia melanderi isolate GNS246 chromosome 4, iyNomMela1, whole genome shotgun sequence, the following are encoded in one genomic region:
- the ush gene encoding zinc finger protein ush isoform X5 translates to MPGEDEEWSDSEKTPSVSSGVDGGGSAVSSPIAPVVEEESSLPPPPRLNPPSSSVSIANSTAEDIRLRLSVLSEDARKRLASLTEDIEVTRSSRDRHATSKPNQNRESSPKDTDEETMIVVKEEDCLPRSSSSSSSSIRRRDSVCRRDSEDSSRRSNADDPPSEKKLKLDDEAAPRLRLNASLATDPALRPAAVAALTIKSENTSPPNPVPPLPAGLQNAIASGRLYVLPTDGKETITVEPARPAPLICPPCGIRFSSASTLEAHRTFYCAHRPRLEEETANDEDEEKSNKFEVRKAYACPHCSYSADKKVSLNRHMRMHAASPAPPTIPTVPAVATTPATGATTASNGSLNEEAERYCRNCDIRFSSLKTYRAHKTHYCSTRHVVKDTPPPASAASSSVKASPPTSASPGDSPPPQPCLALPTNPILIVPYSLFRGASVLAAPTLPAPDTACFLLPNGHLQPMTRGLATTAPNTVVEPPPVLRVANKPTTPASVVASSTSPPGSVPLDLSVRKSPAHQDEKENRVSPAPSSLPPPPGSPRSRGSGSPRARSIGSAPTPVGTIVPPPPTELAQRLAELPPPPVPGVLVKQGVSKCKECNIVFCRHENFVVHKKHYCQARETTVSNSPPPPGTPSPPLVQLICAACGIKFTSMDNLVAHQAFYCPKRPEPQEHHSRCTKCKAIIESGSTHTCTSGTTGGWRCPVCGAVSPTAGAAQRHMDAHQGVKAFRCTICRYKGNTLRGMRTHIKMHFEKRGTDLQEENYITCVLDDETVLPTPEPAPATTPEEIPAEVQVNGKTEVRKSPQPPPPPPPPPPPTVTNKVKQEREDTPPPEESLDPNKSGPRYCRSCDISFNYLSTFIAHKKFYCSSHAGEASNNNNNNNNNNNSSSHTTTPPSGRTEASVL, encoded by the exons GGGAGGACGAGGAATGGAGCGACTCGGAGAAGACACCGTCGGTAAGCAGTGGCGTGGACGGCGGTGGATCAGCGGTTTCCAGCCCGATCGCGCCGGTCGTCGAGGAGGAATCAAGCCTTCCGCCACCGCCGAGACTGAATCCACCGTCCTCGTCGGTCTCGATCGCGAACTCGACCGCGGAGGATATCAGATTGAGGCTTAGCGTGCTCTCCGAAGACGCTCGGAAACGGCTGGCTAGTCTTACCGAAGATATCGAG GTTACCAGGAGCTCGAGGGACCGACATGCTACCTCGAAGCCGAATCAGAACCGCGAGTCGAGTCCCAAAGACACGGACGAGGAGACGATGATCGTGGTTAAAGAAGAGGATTGTCTGCCGcggtcgtcgtcgtcctcgtcctcctcgATCCGTAGGAGAGATTCCGTCTGCAGGAGAGACTCAGAGGACTCGTCGAGGCGGTCAAACGCGGATGATCCACCGTCAGAGAAGAAACTGAAGCTCGACGACGAAGCAGCACCAAGACTGAGACTCAATGCTAGTCTGGCGACGGATCCCGCTCTTCGACCTGCCGCTGTGGCCGCGCTCACCATCAAATCAGAAAATACCTCGCCGCCGAATCCTGTACCGCCACTGCCAGCTGGCCTACAAAATG CGATCGCTTCAGGTCGGTTGTACGTGCTGCCGACCGACGGCAAGGAGACGATCACAGTGGAACCAGCTAGGCCAGCACCCCTCATCTGCCCACCCTGCGGTATTCGATTCAGTTCAGCGAGCACTCTTGAAGCTCACCGCACCTTCTACTGCGCGCATCGTCCACGGCTCGAAGAGGAAACCGCGaacgacgaggacgaggagaaGTCGAATAAATTCGAAGTCAGGAAGGCGTACGCTTGCCCGCATTGTTCGTACAGCGCGGATAAAAAGGTGTCCCTCAACAGGCACATGAGAATGCACGCGGCATCGCCGGCTCCGCCTACGATACCGACGGTGCCGGCTGTGGCTACAACACCGGCGACCGGCGCTACAACGGCTTCCAATGGATCATTGAACGAAGAGGCGGAGAGATATTGTAGAAACTGCGACATCAGGTTCAGCTCGCTGAAGACGTACAGAGCTCACAAGACTCATTATTGCAGCACCAGGCATGTAGTCAAGGACACACCACCGCCGGCAAGCGCCGCGTCCTCGTCGGTAAAGGCATCGCCTCCTACGAGCGCAAGTCCCGGGGATTCTCCACCGCCGCAGCCCTGCTTGGCATTGCCTACCAATCCGATTCTCATAGTACCGTACTCTCTTTTCCGGGGAGCTAGCGTGTTGGCCGCGCCAACTCTACCTGCTCCTGATACCGCGTGCTTCCTCCTGCCAAATG GTCATCTTCAGCCGATGACGAGAGGTCTCGCTACAACGGCTCCCAACACTGTCGTTGAGCCTCCGCCTGTTCTTCGAGTAGCAAACAAGCCAACAACGCCAGCATCGGTTGTAGCATCGTCCACGTCGCCACCTGGCTCGGTACCGCTAGACCTGAGCGTACGGAAGTCACCGGCACATCAGGATGAAAAGGAGAACAGAGTTTCACCAGCTCCTTCTTCTCTGCCTCCGCCACCTGGCAGCCCCAGATCTAGGGGTAGCGGTAGTCCCAGGGCCAGGTCAATCGGTTCTGCTCCGACACCGGTTGGCACTATCGTACCACCACCACCGACAGAGCTTGCTCAAAGACTGGCagaactgccaccaccacctgTCCCTGGAGTCCTCGTCAAACAGGGTGTCTCCAA ATGTAAAGAATGCAACATAGTTTTTTGCCGTCACGAAAACTTCGTCGTTCATAAAAAACATTATTGCCAGGCAAGAGAAACCACAGTTAGCAACAGTCCACCACCACCAGGTACACCTTCGCCACCTTTGGTTCAGTTGATATGCGCCGCGTGCGGTATAAAGTTTACTTCTATGGACAATTTGGTGGCCCATCAAGCGTTTTACTGTCCCAAGAGGCCAGAACCGCAAGAACATCACTCGAGATGCACTAAGTGCAAG GCCATAATTGAATCTGGATCTACCCACACGTGTACCAGCGGCACAACCGGTGGCTGGAGATGTCCTGTGTGCGGTGCGGTTAGTCCCACAGCAGGTGCCGCCCAACGTCACATGGATGCTCATCAGGGTGTCAAGGCTTTCAGATGCACGATTTGTCGTTACAAAGGAAACACGTTGCGTGGCATGAGAACGCATAtcaaaatgcactttgaaaaaCGGGGAACCGACCTGCAG gaggaaaactatataacgtgTGTGTTGGACGACGAAACGGTCCTCCCGACGCCGGAACCGGCTCCAGCTACGACGCCCGAAGAGATCCCTGCAGAGGTGCAAGTGAACGGTAAGACCGAAGTTCGGAAGAGTCCGcaaccgccaccgccaccaccaccccCACCACCTCCAACGGTAACGAACAAAGTGAAACAGGAACGCGAGGATACACCGCCACCAGAAGAAAGCCTCGACCCCAACAAAAGTGGTCCCCGTTACTGTCGATCATGCGACATCAGCTTCAACTATCTAAGCACCTTCATAGCTCACAAGAAGTTCTACTGTTCGAGCCATGCCGGGGAAGCGagcaacaacaataacaacaacaataataacaataactcgAGCAGCCACACCACGACGCCTCCGAGCGGCAGGACTGAAGCATCCGTACTTTAA
- the ush gene encoding zinc finger protein ush isoform X1: protein MSILLWRQRRASQLRAETTLSLAREDEEWSDSEKTPSVSSGVDGGGSAVSSPIAPVVEEESSLPPPPRLNPPSSSVSIANSTAEDIRLRLSVLSEDARKRLASLTEDIEVTRSSRDRHATSKPNQNRESSPKDTDEETMIVVKEEDCLPRSSSSSSSSIRRRDSVCRRDSEDSSRRSNADDPPSEKKLKLDDEAAPRLRLNASLATDPALRPAAVAALTIKSENTSPPNPVPPLPAGLQNAIASGRLYVLPTDGKETITVEPARPAPLICPPCGIRFSSASTLEAHRTFYCAHRPRLEEETANDEDEEKSNKFEVRKAYACPHCSYSADKKVSLNRHMRMHAASPAPPTIPTVPAVATTPATGATTASNGSLNEEAERYCRNCDIRFSSLKTYRAHKTHYCSTRHVVKDTPPPASAASSSVKASPPTSASPGDSPPPQPCLALPTNPILIVPYSLFRGASVLAAPTLPAPDTACFLLPNGHLQPMTRGLATTAPNTVVEPPPVLRVANKPTTPASVVASSTSPPGSVPLDLSVRKSPAHQDEKENRVSPAPSSLPPPPGSPRSRGSGSPRARSIGSAPTPVGTIVPPPPTELAQRLAELPPPPVPGVLVKQGVSKCKECNIVFCRHENFVVHKKHYCQARETTVSNSPPPPGTPSPPLVQLICAACGIKFTSMDNLVAHQAFYCPKRPEPQEHHSRCTKCKAIIESGSTHTCTSGTTGGWRCPVCGAVSPTAGAAQRHMDAHQGVKAFRCTICRYKGNTLRGMRTHIKMHFEKRGTDLQEENYITCVLDDETVLPTPEPAPATTPEEIPAEVQVNGKTEVRKSPQPPPPPPPPPPPTVTNKVKQEREDTPPPEESLDPNKSGPRYCRSCDISFNYLSTFIAHKKFYCSSHAGEASNNNNNNNNNNNSSSHTTTPPSGRTEASVL from the exons GGGAGGACGAGGAATGGAGCGACTCGGAGAAGACACCGTCGGTAAGCAGTGGCGTGGACGGCGGTGGATCAGCGGTTTCCAGCCCGATCGCGCCGGTCGTCGAGGAGGAATCAAGCCTTCCGCCACCGCCGAGACTGAATCCACCGTCCTCGTCGGTCTCGATCGCGAACTCGACCGCGGAGGATATCAGATTGAGGCTTAGCGTGCTCTCCGAAGACGCTCGGAAACGGCTGGCTAGTCTTACCGAAGATATCGAG GTTACCAGGAGCTCGAGGGACCGACATGCTACCTCGAAGCCGAATCAGAACCGCGAGTCGAGTCCCAAAGACACGGACGAGGAGACGATGATCGTGGTTAAAGAAGAGGATTGTCTGCCGcggtcgtcgtcgtcctcgtcctcctcgATCCGTAGGAGAGATTCCGTCTGCAGGAGAGACTCAGAGGACTCGTCGAGGCGGTCAAACGCGGATGATCCACCGTCAGAGAAGAAACTGAAGCTCGACGACGAAGCAGCACCAAGACTGAGACTCAATGCTAGTCTGGCGACGGATCCCGCTCTTCGACCTGCCGCTGTGGCCGCGCTCACCATCAAATCAGAAAATACCTCGCCGCCGAATCCTGTACCGCCACTGCCAGCTGGCCTACAAAATG CGATCGCTTCAGGTCGGTTGTACGTGCTGCCGACCGACGGCAAGGAGACGATCACAGTGGAACCAGCTAGGCCAGCACCCCTCATCTGCCCACCCTGCGGTATTCGATTCAGTTCAGCGAGCACTCTTGAAGCTCACCGCACCTTCTACTGCGCGCATCGTCCACGGCTCGAAGAGGAAACCGCGaacgacgaggacgaggagaaGTCGAATAAATTCGAAGTCAGGAAGGCGTACGCTTGCCCGCATTGTTCGTACAGCGCGGATAAAAAGGTGTCCCTCAACAGGCACATGAGAATGCACGCGGCATCGCCGGCTCCGCCTACGATACCGACGGTGCCGGCTGTGGCTACAACACCGGCGACCGGCGCTACAACGGCTTCCAATGGATCATTGAACGAAGAGGCGGAGAGATATTGTAGAAACTGCGACATCAGGTTCAGCTCGCTGAAGACGTACAGAGCTCACAAGACTCATTATTGCAGCACCAGGCATGTAGTCAAGGACACACCACCGCCGGCAAGCGCCGCGTCCTCGTCGGTAAAGGCATCGCCTCCTACGAGCGCAAGTCCCGGGGATTCTCCACCGCCGCAGCCCTGCTTGGCATTGCCTACCAATCCGATTCTCATAGTACCGTACTCTCTTTTCCGGGGAGCTAGCGTGTTGGCCGCGCCAACTCTACCTGCTCCTGATACCGCGTGCTTCCTCCTGCCAAATG GTCATCTTCAGCCGATGACGAGAGGTCTCGCTACAACGGCTCCCAACACTGTCGTTGAGCCTCCGCCTGTTCTTCGAGTAGCAAACAAGCCAACAACGCCAGCATCGGTTGTAGCATCGTCCACGTCGCCACCTGGCTCGGTACCGCTAGACCTGAGCGTACGGAAGTCACCGGCACATCAGGATGAAAAGGAGAACAGAGTTTCACCAGCTCCTTCTTCTCTGCCTCCGCCACCTGGCAGCCCCAGATCTAGGGGTAGCGGTAGTCCCAGGGCCAGGTCAATCGGTTCTGCTCCGACACCGGTTGGCACTATCGTACCACCACCACCGACAGAGCTTGCTCAAAGACTGGCagaactgccaccaccacctgTCCCTGGAGTCCTCGTCAAACAGGGTGTCTCCAA ATGTAAAGAATGCAACATAGTTTTTTGCCGTCACGAAAACTTCGTCGTTCATAAAAAACATTATTGCCAGGCAAGAGAAACCACAGTTAGCAACAGTCCACCACCACCAGGTACACCTTCGCCACCTTTGGTTCAGTTGATATGCGCCGCGTGCGGTATAAAGTTTACTTCTATGGACAATTTGGTGGCCCATCAAGCGTTTTACTGTCCCAAGAGGCCAGAACCGCAAGAACATCACTCGAGATGCACTAAGTGCAAG GCCATAATTGAATCTGGATCTACCCACACGTGTACCAGCGGCACAACCGGTGGCTGGAGATGTCCTGTGTGCGGTGCGGTTAGTCCCACAGCAGGTGCCGCCCAACGTCACATGGATGCTCATCAGGGTGTCAAGGCTTTCAGATGCACGATTTGTCGTTACAAAGGAAACACGTTGCGTGGCATGAGAACGCATAtcaaaatgcactttgaaaaaCGGGGAACCGACCTGCAG gaggaaaactatataacgtgTGTGTTGGACGACGAAACGGTCCTCCCGACGCCGGAACCGGCTCCAGCTACGACGCCCGAAGAGATCCCTGCAGAGGTGCAAGTGAACGGTAAGACCGAAGTTCGGAAGAGTCCGcaaccgccaccgccaccaccaccccCACCACCTCCAACGGTAACGAACAAAGTGAAACAGGAACGCGAGGATACACCGCCACCAGAAGAAAGCCTCGACCCCAACAAAAGTGGTCCCCGTTACTGTCGATCATGCGACATCAGCTTCAACTATCTAAGCACCTTCATAGCTCACAAGAAGTTCTACTGTTCGAGCCATGCCGGGGAAGCGagcaacaacaataacaacaacaataataacaataactcgAGCAGCCACACCACGACGCCTCCGAGCGGCAGGACTGAAGCATCCGTACTTTAA
- the ush gene encoding zinc finger protein ush isoform X3: MVVSREADRRWGALKKWEDEEWSDSEKTPSVSSGVDGGGSAVSSPIAPVVEEESSLPPPPRLNPPSSSVSIANSTAEDIRLRLSVLSEDARKRLASLTEDIEVTRSSRDRHATSKPNQNRESSPKDTDEETMIVVKEEDCLPRSSSSSSSSIRRRDSVCRRDSEDSSRRSNADDPPSEKKLKLDDEAAPRLRLNASLATDPALRPAAVAALTIKSENTSPPNPVPPLPAGLQNAIASGRLYVLPTDGKETITVEPARPAPLICPPCGIRFSSASTLEAHRTFYCAHRPRLEEETANDEDEEKSNKFEVRKAYACPHCSYSADKKVSLNRHMRMHAASPAPPTIPTVPAVATTPATGATTASNGSLNEEAERYCRNCDIRFSSLKTYRAHKTHYCSTRHVVKDTPPPASAASSSVKASPPTSASPGDSPPPQPCLALPTNPILIVPYSLFRGASVLAAPTLPAPDTACFLLPNGHLQPMTRGLATTAPNTVVEPPPVLRVANKPTTPASVVASSTSPPGSVPLDLSVRKSPAHQDEKENRVSPAPSSLPPPPGSPRSRGSGSPRARSIGSAPTPVGTIVPPPPTELAQRLAELPPPPVPGVLVKQGVSKCKECNIVFCRHENFVVHKKHYCQARETTVSNSPPPPGTPSPPLVQLICAACGIKFTSMDNLVAHQAFYCPKRPEPQEHHSRCTKCKAIIESGSTHTCTSGTTGGWRCPVCGAVSPTAGAAQRHMDAHQGVKAFRCTICRYKGNTLRGMRTHIKMHFEKRGTDLQEENYITCVLDDETVLPTPEPAPATTPEEIPAEVQVNGKTEVRKSPQPPPPPPPPPPPTVTNKVKQEREDTPPPEESLDPNKSGPRYCRSCDISFNYLSTFIAHKKFYCSSHAGEASNNNNNNNNNNNSSSHTTTPPSGRTEASVL; the protein is encoded by the exons ATGGTCGTTTCACGGGAGGCAGATCGTCGCTGGGGTGCGCTGAAGAAAT GGGAGGACGAGGAATGGAGCGACTCGGAGAAGACACCGTCGGTAAGCAGTGGCGTGGACGGCGGTGGATCAGCGGTTTCCAGCCCGATCGCGCCGGTCGTCGAGGAGGAATCAAGCCTTCCGCCACCGCCGAGACTGAATCCACCGTCCTCGTCGGTCTCGATCGCGAACTCGACCGCGGAGGATATCAGATTGAGGCTTAGCGTGCTCTCCGAAGACGCTCGGAAACGGCTGGCTAGTCTTACCGAAGATATCGAG GTTACCAGGAGCTCGAGGGACCGACATGCTACCTCGAAGCCGAATCAGAACCGCGAGTCGAGTCCCAAAGACACGGACGAGGAGACGATGATCGTGGTTAAAGAAGAGGATTGTCTGCCGcggtcgtcgtcgtcctcgtcctcctcgATCCGTAGGAGAGATTCCGTCTGCAGGAGAGACTCAGAGGACTCGTCGAGGCGGTCAAACGCGGATGATCCACCGTCAGAGAAGAAACTGAAGCTCGACGACGAAGCAGCACCAAGACTGAGACTCAATGCTAGTCTGGCGACGGATCCCGCTCTTCGACCTGCCGCTGTGGCCGCGCTCACCATCAAATCAGAAAATACCTCGCCGCCGAATCCTGTACCGCCACTGCCAGCTGGCCTACAAAATG CGATCGCTTCAGGTCGGTTGTACGTGCTGCCGACCGACGGCAAGGAGACGATCACAGTGGAACCAGCTAGGCCAGCACCCCTCATCTGCCCACCCTGCGGTATTCGATTCAGTTCAGCGAGCACTCTTGAAGCTCACCGCACCTTCTACTGCGCGCATCGTCCACGGCTCGAAGAGGAAACCGCGaacgacgaggacgaggagaaGTCGAATAAATTCGAAGTCAGGAAGGCGTACGCTTGCCCGCATTGTTCGTACAGCGCGGATAAAAAGGTGTCCCTCAACAGGCACATGAGAATGCACGCGGCATCGCCGGCTCCGCCTACGATACCGACGGTGCCGGCTGTGGCTACAACACCGGCGACCGGCGCTACAACGGCTTCCAATGGATCATTGAACGAAGAGGCGGAGAGATATTGTAGAAACTGCGACATCAGGTTCAGCTCGCTGAAGACGTACAGAGCTCACAAGACTCATTATTGCAGCACCAGGCATGTAGTCAAGGACACACCACCGCCGGCAAGCGCCGCGTCCTCGTCGGTAAAGGCATCGCCTCCTACGAGCGCAAGTCCCGGGGATTCTCCACCGCCGCAGCCCTGCTTGGCATTGCCTACCAATCCGATTCTCATAGTACCGTACTCTCTTTTCCGGGGAGCTAGCGTGTTGGCCGCGCCAACTCTACCTGCTCCTGATACCGCGTGCTTCCTCCTGCCAAATG GTCATCTTCAGCCGATGACGAGAGGTCTCGCTACAACGGCTCCCAACACTGTCGTTGAGCCTCCGCCTGTTCTTCGAGTAGCAAACAAGCCAACAACGCCAGCATCGGTTGTAGCATCGTCCACGTCGCCACCTGGCTCGGTACCGCTAGACCTGAGCGTACGGAAGTCACCGGCACATCAGGATGAAAAGGAGAACAGAGTTTCACCAGCTCCTTCTTCTCTGCCTCCGCCACCTGGCAGCCCCAGATCTAGGGGTAGCGGTAGTCCCAGGGCCAGGTCAATCGGTTCTGCTCCGACACCGGTTGGCACTATCGTACCACCACCACCGACAGAGCTTGCTCAAAGACTGGCagaactgccaccaccacctgTCCCTGGAGTCCTCGTCAAACAGGGTGTCTCCAA ATGTAAAGAATGCAACATAGTTTTTTGCCGTCACGAAAACTTCGTCGTTCATAAAAAACATTATTGCCAGGCAAGAGAAACCACAGTTAGCAACAGTCCACCACCACCAGGTACACCTTCGCCACCTTTGGTTCAGTTGATATGCGCCGCGTGCGGTATAAAGTTTACTTCTATGGACAATTTGGTGGCCCATCAAGCGTTTTACTGTCCCAAGAGGCCAGAACCGCAAGAACATCACTCGAGATGCACTAAGTGCAAG GCCATAATTGAATCTGGATCTACCCACACGTGTACCAGCGGCACAACCGGTGGCTGGAGATGTCCTGTGTGCGGTGCGGTTAGTCCCACAGCAGGTGCCGCCCAACGTCACATGGATGCTCATCAGGGTGTCAAGGCTTTCAGATGCACGATTTGTCGTTACAAAGGAAACACGTTGCGTGGCATGAGAACGCATAtcaaaatgcactttgaaaaaCGGGGAACCGACCTGCAG gaggaaaactatataacgtgTGTGTTGGACGACGAAACGGTCCTCCCGACGCCGGAACCGGCTCCAGCTACGACGCCCGAAGAGATCCCTGCAGAGGTGCAAGTGAACGGTAAGACCGAAGTTCGGAAGAGTCCGcaaccgccaccgccaccaccaccccCACCACCTCCAACGGTAACGAACAAAGTGAAACAGGAACGCGAGGATACACCGCCACCAGAAGAAAGCCTCGACCCCAACAAAAGTGGTCCCCGTTACTGTCGATCATGCGACATCAGCTTCAACTATCTAAGCACCTTCATAGCTCACAAGAAGTTCTACTGTTCGAGCCATGCCGGGGAAGCGagcaacaacaataacaacaacaataataacaataactcgAGCAGCCACACCACGACGCCTCCGAGCGGCAGGACTGAAGCATCCGTACTTTAA
- the ush gene encoding zinc finger protein ush isoform X4 — protein sequence MSRRKQSNPKPLKREDEEWSDSEKTPSVSSGVDGGGSAVSSPIAPVVEEESSLPPPPRLNPPSSSVSIANSTAEDIRLRLSVLSEDARKRLASLTEDIEVTRSSRDRHATSKPNQNRESSPKDTDEETMIVVKEEDCLPRSSSSSSSSIRRRDSVCRRDSEDSSRRSNADDPPSEKKLKLDDEAAPRLRLNASLATDPALRPAAVAALTIKSENTSPPNPVPPLPAGLQNAIASGRLYVLPTDGKETITVEPARPAPLICPPCGIRFSSASTLEAHRTFYCAHRPRLEEETANDEDEEKSNKFEVRKAYACPHCSYSADKKVSLNRHMRMHAASPAPPTIPTVPAVATTPATGATTASNGSLNEEAERYCRNCDIRFSSLKTYRAHKTHYCSTRHVVKDTPPPASAASSSVKASPPTSASPGDSPPPQPCLALPTNPILIVPYSLFRGASVLAAPTLPAPDTACFLLPNGHLQPMTRGLATTAPNTVVEPPPVLRVANKPTTPASVVASSTSPPGSVPLDLSVRKSPAHQDEKENRVSPAPSSLPPPPGSPRSRGSGSPRARSIGSAPTPVGTIVPPPPTELAQRLAELPPPPVPGVLVKQGVSKCKECNIVFCRHENFVVHKKHYCQARETTVSNSPPPPGTPSPPLVQLICAACGIKFTSMDNLVAHQAFYCPKRPEPQEHHSRCTKCKAIIESGSTHTCTSGTTGGWRCPVCGAVSPTAGAAQRHMDAHQGVKAFRCTICRYKGNTLRGMRTHIKMHFEKRGTDLQEENYITCVLDDETVLPTPEPAPATTPEEIPAEVQVNGKTEVRKSPQPPPPPPPPPPPTVTNKVKQEREDTPPPEESLDPNKSGPRYCRSCDISFNYLSTFIAHKKFYCSSHAGEASNNNNNNNNNNNSSSHTTTPPSGRTEASVL from the exons GGGAGGACGAGGAATGGAGCGACTCGGAGAAGACACCGTCGGTAAGCAGTGGCGTGGACGGCGGTGGATCAGCGGTTTCCAGCCCGATCGCGCCGGTCGTCGAGGAGGAATCAAGCCTTCCGCCACCGCCGAGACTGAATCCACCGTCCTCGTCGGTCTCGATCGCGAACTCGACCGCGGAGGATATCAGATTGAGGCTTAGCGTGCTCTCCGAAGACGCTCGGAAACGGCTGGCTAGTCTTACCGAAGATATCGAG GTTACCAGGAGCTCGAGGGACCGACATGCTACCTCGAAGCCGAATCAGAACCGCGAGTCGAGTCCCAAAGACACGGACGAGGAGACGATGATCGTGGTTAAAGAAGAGGATTGTCTGCCGcggtcgtcgtcgtcctcgtcctcctcgATCCGTAGGAGAGATTCCGTCTGCAGGAGAGACTCAGAGGACTCGTCGAGGCGGTCAAACGCGGATGATCCACCGTCAGAGAAGAAACTGAAGCTCGACGACGAAGCAGCACCAAGACTGAGACTCAATGCTAGTCTGGCGACGGATCCCGCTCTTCGACCTGCCGCTGTGGCCGCGCTCACCATCAAATCAGAAAATACCTCGCCGCCGAATCCTGTACCGCCACTGCCAGCTGGCCTACAAAATG CGATCGCTTCAGGTCGGTTGTACGTGCTGCCGACCGACGGCAAGGAGACGATCACAGTGGAACCAGCTAGGCCAGCACCCCTCATCTGCCCACCCTGCGGTATTCGATTCAGTTCAGCGAGCACTCTTGAAGCTCACCGCACCTTCTACTGCGCGCATCGTCCACGGCTCGAAGAGGAAACCGCGaacgacgaggacgaggagaaGTCGAATAAATTCGAAGTCAGGAAGGCGTACGCTTGCCCGCATTGTTCGTACAGCGCGGATAAAAAGGTGTCCCTCAACAGGCACATGAGAATGCACGCGGCATCGCCGGCTCCGCCTACGATACCGACGGTGCCGGCTGTGGCTACAACACCGGCGACCGGCGCTACAACGGCTTCCAATGGATCATTGAACGAAGAGGCGGAGAGATATTGTAGAAACTGCGACATCAGGTTCAGCTCGCTGAAGACGTACAGAGCTCACAAGACTCATTATTGCAGCACCAGGCATGTAGTCAAGGACACACCACCGCCGGCAAGCGCCGCGTCCTCGTCGGTAAAGGCATCGCCTCCTACGAGCGCAAGTCCCGGGGATTCTCCACCGCCGCAGCCCTGCTTGGCATTGCCTACCAATCCGATTCTCATAGTACCGTACTCTCTTTTCCGGGGAGCTAGCGTGTTGGCCGCGCCAACTCTACCTGCTCCTGATACCGCGTGCTTCCTCCTGCCAAATG GTCATCTTCAGCCGATGACGAGAGGTCTCGCTACAACGGCTCCCAACACTGTCGTTGAGCCTCCGCCTGTTCTTCGAGTAGCAAACAAGCCAACAACGCCAGCATCGGTTGTAGCATCGTCCACGTCGCCACCTGGCTCGGTACCGCTAGACCTGAGCGTACGGAAGTCACCGGCACATCAGGATGAAAAGGAGAACAGAGTTTCACCAGCTCCTTCTTCTCTGCCTCCGCCACCTGGCAGCCCCAGATCTAGGGGTAGCGGTAGTCCCAGGGCCAGGTCAATCGGTTCTGCTCCGACACCGGTTGGCACTATCGTACCACCACCACCGACAGAGCTTGCTCAAAGACTGGCagaactgccaccaccacctgTCCCTGGAGTCCTCGTCAAACAGGGTGTCTCCAA ATGTAAAGAATGCAACATAGTTTTTTGCCGTCACGAAAACTTCGTCGTTCATAAAAAACATTATTGCCAGGCAAGAGAAACCACAGTTAGCAACAGTCCACCACCACCAGGTACACCTTCGCCACCTTTGGTTCAGTTGATATGCGCCGCGTGCGGTATAAAGTTTACTTCTATGGACAATTTGGTGGCCCATCAAGCGTTTTACTGTCCCAAGAGGCCAGAACCGCAAGAACATCACTCGAGATGCACTAAGTGCAAG GCCATAATTGAATCTGGATCTACCCACACGTGTACCAGCGGCACAACCGGTGGCTGGAGATGTCCTGTGTGCGGTGCGGTTAGTCCCACAGCAGGTGCCGCCCAACGTCACATGGATGCTCATCAGGGTGTCAAGGCTTTCAGATGCACGATTTGTCGTTACAAAGGAAACACGTTGCGTGGCATGAGAACGCATAtcaaaatgcactttgaaaaaCGGGGAACCGACCTGCAG gaggaaaactatataacgtgTGTGTTGGACGACGAAACGGTCCTCCCGACGCCGGAACCGGCTCCAGCTACGACGCCCGAAGAGATCCCTGCAGAGGTGCAAGTGAACGGTAAGACCGAAGTTCGGAAGAGTCCGcaaccgccaccgccaccaccaccccCACCACCTCCAACGGTAACGAACAAAGTGAAACAGGAACGCGAGGATACACCGCCACCAGAAGAAAGCCTCGACCCCAACAAAAGTGGTCCCCGTTACTGTCGATCATGCGACATCAGCTTCAACTATCTAAGCACCTTCATAGCTCACAAGAAGTTCTACTGTTCGAGCCATGCCGGGGAAGCGagcaacaacaataacaacaacaataataacaataactcgAGCAGCCACACCACGACGCCTCCGAGCGGCAGGACTGAAGCATCCGTACTTTAA